The following proteins are co-located in the Pirellulales bacterium genome:
- a CDS encoding enolase C-terminal domain-like protein, protein VEQTEDAMQKFAEDVVELANGYPDYGHPIEIAYQLSAEYPHLAKTLAQRLKLAEEMPLLAQLVAASAFDAALHDAFGRASDMNSYDGLSSKQMNDDLSIYLDDQFKGEYLDKYTLRQPKPTLPLYHLVGAIDPLTPADVKQPLKDGLPESLADWIKADGLTHLKIKLAGDNLDWDVERTLAVDRVATEAATSKGKPALSYSCDFNEKCANVAYVLDFLGRVKKQNAAAFDRIQYLEQPTHRNLREHPNDKMHDAAKLKPIVIDESLVDYETLMLARDMGYSGVALKTCKGQTDSLLLAAAAQKFNMFLCVQDLTCPGASFLQSASLAARIPTVAAVEGNSRQYCPQANKLWAKKYPGLFKVTDGQIATGALNKIGLGF, encoded by the coding sequence GTCGAACAGACCGAAGACGCGATGCAGAAATTCGCCGAGGACGTGGTCGAACTGGCCAACGGCTATCCCGACTACGGACATCCGATCGAGATTGCCTATCAGCTTTCGGCCGAATATCCGCATCTGGCAAAGACACTCGCTCAGCGACTGAAGCTGGCCGAAGAGATGCCGCTGTTGGCGCAGCTCGTCGCCGCCAGCGCCTTCGACGCGGCACTGCACGATGCGTTCGGCCGCGCGAGCGATATGAATTCGTACGACGGACTCTCGTCCAAACAGATGAACGACGACCTGTCGATCTATCTCGATGACCAATTCAAGGGCGAATACCTCGACAAGTACACGTTGCGGCAGCCCAAGCCGACGTTGCCGCTCTACCATCTCGTCGGAGCCATCGATCCGCTCACGCCGGCCGACGTCAAACAGCCGCTCAAAGACGGCCTTCCCGAGTCGCTGGCGGACTGGATCAAAGCTGACGGCTTGACCCATCTGAAGATCAAGCTGGCCGGCGACAACTTAGATTGGGACGTCGAGAGGACGCTGGCCGTCGATCGGGTAGCGACCGAGGCCGCGACCTCCAAGGGCAAGCCAGCACTGTCTTACTCGTGCGACTTCAACGAGAAGTGTGCGAATGTCGCTTACGTGCTCGATTTTCTGGGGCGCGTCAAGAAGCAGAATGCGGCGGCCTTTGACCGCATTCAGTACCTCGAGCAACCAACCCATCGCAATTTGCGCGAGCACCCGAACGATAAGATGCACGATGCGGCCAAGCTCAAGCCGATCGTGATTGACGAGTCGCTCGTCGACTACGAAACACTGATGCTCGCCCGCGACATGGGTTACAGCGGCGTCGCACTCAAGACGTGCAAGGGTCAGACCGATTCGTTGCTGCTCGCCGCCGCCGCACAGAAATTTAACATGTTCCTCTGCGTGCAGGATCTCACCTGTCCCGGAGCCTCGTTTCTGCAATCGGCGTCGCTCGCCGCCCGCATCCCCACGGTCGCTGCCGTGGAAGGCAACAGCCGC